The sequence CCGGCGCGTCGGGTATCGGCACCCCGTCGACGGGCGTCAACTCGTCGAACGGCGTCACCAGAAGATCACCGCCGCGCACCTCAACGACGACGATGCGGGTGCCGCGCGGAATCTCGGTGCCGTTGAACGAGCTGGCCGTCTGGAAGGTGTTCGACGCGCCCATCGTGACGAGCACCTCGCCGAAGCCTTCGGCCGGGATCGCCGTGATGACCTCGCCGAGCTTGCCGTGGTACTCCCGCATCGAGAAGCCGGTCGAGTTCTCGCTCCGCTTCATCGGCTTGACGTAGACGAAGTGCATCCCGAGCGCGAGGCCGACGCCGATGCACGCGGCGAGCACCGCTGCCGGGACCGTGGCGAGGGCCGTCATCTCCCCGAGCACCACACCCGCCCCGCCGAACGCCGTCAGCCCGCCGACAAACGAGAGCGGGTCGAGAACGTCGCCGAGCCCGTCGAAGTCGAGTCCGTCGAGGAGGTCACCGAAGAGGAGGGTGAGGACGGTGAATACGAGTCCTCCGAACAGACAGATCCAATACACGTCAGTCATGGCGCACCTCCCCACAGATGAGTGGAAGATGATACAGCCTGCGCTACGCATGCGCAAGGCGGCCGGTTACGCCGCACGAGGTCGGCATAACGGCATTCGCCGGGGCTTCACGACTAGACGCCACCGGAACTTGATAACAAGGATTGACATTCGAGATCATCCATTCTATCCGTTGCCTTGATGAACGTCTCCTTGACTCCCGAACTGGAGCGCTTCACGCGCGCCCTCGTCAAGTCGGGCCGCTACAACTCCGCCTCCGAGGTCGTCCGCACCGGCCTCCGGCTGCTCGAAGAGCAGGAGGGAAAGACTGAAGCGCTGCGTGGGCTCCTCCAGGAGGCGCTCGACAGCGGTCGGCCCGTGAGGTTCACACGCGAGGCACTGAAGGAGAAAGCGCGGCAGCGCATGGCCGAACTCAGAGCGGAGGTCGAGCGCGGGGAGCGGCCTCCGCCTGGAGGTCCAGACTCCATCGTAGTCTAGCATGAGGCACTACGACCTGCTGAGCCCGGCGCAGGACGACATTCTCGGTCTCTTGGGCCACTTGAGCGACTACAGCGACAAGGCGTCTGACCGTTTCATCGACGCACTCACAGATGCCTTCGAACAGCTTTCGGTCTTTCCGAACATGGGGCGCGAGCGGGGCGATCTCTCGGAAAACCTTCGGAGTTTTCCGATCAAGCGACTCAAGGTGACCGTGTTCTACTATGTCACGCCCGAGGATGGAGACGCCGTTCTGGTCGCCCGCGTGCTGCGTCAGGAGCGGGACGTAGATCCCAGCCTGTTCCCTGACCGCTCGTAGAACGGGTTGACCTCCGGCGTGACCTCGCCCCGGTACATCGCGCTCATGCGGACGTAGTGCGCGGCGTTGGCCCGGATCGTCTCGACCTCGCCGTCGGCGAGCGAGCGCACCACCTTCGCTGGGGACCCGAGCACGAGCGAGCGCGGCGGAACGATCGTGTTGCCTGTCACAAGCGCCCCGGCTCCGACGAGGCTGCCTGTGCCGACGTGGGCTCCGTCGAGCACGATAGCACCCATCCCGATCAAGCAGTCGTCTTCGACCGTGCAGCCGTGGACCACCGCGTTGTGTCCGATGGTGACGCCGCCGCCGATGACAGCAGGATGCGTCCCCCGGCTGACGTGGACCGTGGCGTTGTCCTGGACGTTCGACCCGGCCCCGATGCGGATGAAATGCACGTCGCCGCGGAGGCTGGCCCCGTGCCAGATGCTCGTGCCGCGGTCGAGCGTGACGTCGCCGATGACGGCGGCCGTCGGCGCGACGAAGTTGTCGCCTCCGAGGTGAGGGTGGGTGCCGAGGAAGGGTTCGATCATAGTCGCGTGGAATCACCGGGCGGCTCGGGGCGTTGGAACCGGACTACTTATCCGCCGCCATGTCCGAGACCGTTCCGCCGCCCGACCGCAAAGCTACGACGTGGATCAAGCGCTTCGGCGTAGCCGGGTTTCTCTTCTTCCTCATCAAGGGCCTGCTCTGGCTCAGCCTCCCGGCGCTCCTCGTCTGGCTCGGCTGCTAACCTCCGCATCGCCATGGCCCACATCGACGTGACCCGGCCCCACGCTCTCGGCCTCAACGGGGCACGCCATGCCGCCGAGGAAGTGGCCGCTGAGTTGCGGGGCGCGTTTCCGTTCCGCACGCACTGGGAGGGGGACACGCTCGTGGCGCGCGGGGCCGGCTTCGACGCACAGTTCCTCGCTGGCGACGACGCGGTGCGCGTGCTCGTCAAGCTCGGCCTCGTGCTGCGCCCGATGCGCCACCGGATCCGCGGCGAGATCGAAGCCTACCTCGACCGCTACATTCCGGCCTGAGGACGGCAGGTGGAAGACGGTGAAACGGTGGACAGAGGACGGTAGACCGTTGGCGCGGAGCGCGACGGCCTCGGTAACTTGGTAGTCTTTTCTTGACTCTCCCCACTCTCCCCACTCTCCCCACGATGCGCTCTCACATCCTCCGCCTGCTCTACAACCGCGCCGTAGGTGGCCTCCCCGTGCTCGGCACGCCCGCCGAGACGGCGGCGCGGTTTCTCTCCGGCCCCGGCACGCTCACCGAGCGCGCCGAGGAGATGGGCAAGACCCACACGATGCTCTGCGCCAGCACCGGCTTCGTGTGTGGGCTGCCCGGCTTCCTGATGCTCCCCGTCACGCTACCGACCAACCTCGCGGGCGTGGCGCTGGTTCAGCTCCACCTCGCCGCGGCCACCGCGTTCATGGGCGGGCACGACCCGCACGACAAGGCAGTCCGCGAGCGCGCCATCGGCTGCCTGCTCGGGCGCGGCACCGAGGAGGCGACGGAGGAGGACGAGGCTGTCGAGGTCATCGACCGCTCGGCGGTGAAGCTGGCCGAGCGGGGCATCCGGTTTCTGGCCGAGAGCACGGTCGGCCTCGCTGTGCGAGCGGGGCGGTGGGGCGTCACGAACGTCGTCACGCGGCAGTTTCCGCGCCGCAGCCTTCCGCTCGTTGGCGGCGTGCTCGGCGGCGCGTCGGACGCCTACAGCACAAACAAGGTCGCCGAGGCGGCCCGCGACGCGTTCATCGACGCCAGCCCGCTGCGGATCGCGGAGCTCGAGACCTCGGGCGACGGAGCCGGTTGATCCGGGCGGGGGTTAGTCGGTGCCCTGTCGTCCGGCGAGTCCATTCCGTATCCTCCGGTGCTAACGCCTTCCCCTACCGTTTCCCATGTCCCCCGAACC is a genomic window of Bacteroidota bacterium containing:
- a CDS encoding type II toxin-antitoxin system ParD family antitoxin, encoding MNVSLTPELERFTRALVKSGRYNSASEVVRTGLRLLEEQEGKTEALRGLLQEALDSGRPVRFTREALKEKARQRMAELRAEVERGERPPPGGPDSIVV
- a CDS encoding gamma carbonic anhydrase family protein gives rise to the protein MIEPFLGTHPHLGGDNFVAPTAAVIGDVTLDRGTSIWHGASLRGDVHFIRIGAGSNVQDNATVHVSRGTHPAVIGGGVTIGHNAVVHGCTVEDDCLIGMGAIVLDGAHVGTGSLVGAGALVTGNTIVPPRSLVLGSPAKVVRSLADGEVETIRANAAHYVRMSAMYRGEVTPEVNPFYERSGNRLGSTSRS
- a CDS encoding type II toxin-antitoxin system RelE/ParE family toxin, whose protein sequence is MRHYDLLSPAQDDILGLLGHLSDYSDKASDRFIDALTDAFEQLSVFPNMGRERGDLSENLRSFPIKRLKVTVFYYVTPEDGDAVLVARVLRQERDVDPSLFPDRS
- a CDS encoding alanyl-tRNA synthetase, translated to MSETVPPPDRKATTWIKRFGVAGFLFFLIKGLLWLSLPALLVWLGC
- a CDS encoding polyhydroxyalkanoic acid system family protein translates to MAHIDVTRPHALGLNGARHAAEEVAAELRGAFPFRTHWEGDTLVARGAGFDAQFLAGDDAVRVLVKLGLVLRPMRHRIRGEIEAYLDRYIPA
- a CDS encoding NfeD family protein; this translates as MTDVYWICLFGGLVFTVLTLLFGDLLDGLDFDGLGDVLDPLSFVGGLTAFGGAGVVLGEMTALATVPAAVLAACIGVGLALGMHFVYVKPMKRSENSTGFSMREYHGKLGEVITAIPAEGFGEVLVTMGASNTFQTASSFNGTEIPRGTRIVVVEVRGGDLLVTPFDELTPVDGVPIPDAPARLPS